The following coding sequences are from one Lolium rigidum isolate FL_2022 chromosome 6, APGP_CSIRO_Lrig_0.1, whole genome shotgun sequence window:
- the LOC124667531 gene encoding uncharacterized protein LOC124667531 isoform X1 — MGSGLAHDLVDPLISMRDNYLLFLPSFAFIPVPASIKPARSFLHHTSTSTTCLCRVLWWSLLMLHTSSTVPKLAFPDYTIYNVNSHNHTKVPYECAWYRPSARPYSFLAFFGSAASSWPPGCYCSPQFLFFHLCPLCLRPGLVLRLVLGLHYRRLGLLPGMLAQVLHKIWFRKWPEYHWIISTEYLHVQLLQELSLMFGRNGYSLASFNMSTELSVLEDYFAID; from the exons ATGGGTAGCGGTTTAGCACATGATCTTGTTGATCCCCTTATATCCATGAGGGACAATTATCTCCTATTTCTTCCATCATTTGCGTTTATACCAGTCCCTGCAAGTATTAAACCTGCAAGAAGTTTCCTTCATCACACTTCCACTTCAACTACATGCCTTTGCAG GGTTCTCTGGTGGTCTCTCCTTATGCTGCACACAT CAAGTACAGTACCGAAGCTTGCATTTCCGGATTACACTATCTACAATGTTAACTCTCATAACCATACAAAG GTACCCTACGAGTGTGCGTGGTACCGGCCGTCAGCGAGGCCGTACTCCTTCCTCGCCTTCTTCGGTTCCGCAGCATCATCATGGCCTCCAGGATGTTACTGCAGCCCGCAGTTTCTCTTTTTCCACCTGTGCCCATTGTGCCTTCGTCCAGGTCTGGTTCTCCGGTTGGTGTTAGGCCTTCATTACCGACGGTTGGGACTTCTTCCCGGTATGTTGGCCCAAGTTCTGCACAAGATTTGGTTCAGGAAGTGGCCTGAATACCATTGGATAATTTCTACAGAGTATTTGCATGTTCAGCTATTGCAAGAACTTTCCCTCATGTTTGGCAGAAATGGCTATTCTCTAGCATCCTTTAATATGTCCACAGAACTATCGGTACTGGAAGATTACTTCGCAATAGATTGA
- the LOC124667531 gene encoding uncharacterized protein LOC124667531 isoform X2, with the protein MGSGLAHDLVDPLISMRDNYLLFLPSFAFIPVPASIKPARSFLHHTSTSTTCLCRVLWWSLLMLHTLPKLAFPDYTIYNVNSHNHTKVPYECAWYRPSARPYSFLAFFGSAASSWPPGCYCSPQFLFFHLCPLCLRPGLVLRLVLGLHYRRLGLLPGMLAQVLHKIWFRKWPEYHWIISTEYLHVQLLQELSLMFGRNGYSLASFNMSTELSVLEDYFAID; encoded by the exons ATGGGTAGCGGTTTAGCACATGATCTTGTTGATCCCCTTATATCCATGAGGGACAATTATCTCCTATTTCTTCCATCATTTGCGTTTATACCAGTCCCTGCAAGTATTAAACCTGCAAGAAGTTTCCTTCATCACACTTCCACTTCAACTACATGCCTTTGCAG GGTTCTCTGGTGGTCTCTCCTTATGCTGCACACAT TACCGAAGCTTGCATTTCCGGATTACACTATCTACAATGTTAACTCTCATAACCATACAAAG GTACCCTACGAGTGTGCGTGGTACCGGCCGTCAGCGAGGCCGTACTCCTTCCTCGCCTTCTTCGGTTCCGCAGCATCATCATGGCCTCCAGGATGTTACTGCAGCCCGCAGTTTCTCTTTTTCCACCTGTGCCCATTGTGCCTTCGTCCAGGTCTGGTTCTCCGGTTGGTGTTAGGCCTTCATTACCGACGGTTGGGACTTCTTCCCGGTATGTTGGCCCAAGTTCTGCACAAGATTTGGTTCAGGAAGTGGCCTGAATACCATTGGATAATTTCTACAGAGTATTTGCATGTTCAGCTATTGCAAGAACTTTCCCTCATGTTTGGCAGAAATGGCTATTCTCTAGCATCCTTTAATATGTCCACAGAACTATCGGTACTGGAAGATTACTTCGCAATAGATTGA